ATAAGTTATCCAGTACCACTTTTTTTAGTTATTTTAGTACTAATTTTTACGCTTAAATTTGATTTTTTAATTCATTTTAATACAAAAGTTTTTGATAATTACTTTTTTCGACATTTTATCGAAGCAATTTTTTACTTGCCCCTGTTGTTGCCTTATTCATATTTGTGTAGTTTTTTCCAAAAAATTTTTAATTTTTACCTAGCGAAGAAATGTAAAAAAAATTTAGGTAAATTAGATACAAATAAACAATTTGATTTCTTAGCTAATTTTGATTTTAAAAAAAATTATAATCTTATAAAGAGAAAAAGCCCTTATATTTGAATCAACGTAAGAAAAAAAGATAGATATAACCCTGATAAAATCATTGAAAATATTTTTGTTATGATTGACGGTTTGTGATTAACTACTAGAGTATTTTTGCCTTCCTATTATTGAGATATATTTTTACACGTCTTCTCATTTAATACAAAAAGTCCTGATTTAAATCCTATTATTAAAAAACGGCAAGTTCGTTTCTTAATTATTTATCTATTTTCAGTTTTTATAAATTTTATTACATTTTGATACTTGTTTTGAGTATTAACTTATTCTTTTAGTGTTACGATTTCAGCATTTGATGATTCTAGCTTAATCATCAAGCATATTGGTCTAGTTTTGGTTGCTATTTTTGTAGTGCCGTTTATTCTAGATGGGGTAATTAAATTTCTTGTATTTAAAATTTAATTTTAGTAAGGTTTTAAGAATCTTTTAATTTTAACTTTAAATTAGTAGAAAAATCTAGACAACTAGTTTTTATACTAGCTTAATTTTCGTTTTTATCTTTATCTGGTTCTTTTTCTTGTTGTTGTTCTAGTTCTTGCTTTCGTTTTTGTTCTTGTTCTATTTCTTGTTTTCGCTTTTTAAGCTCCTCAAAAATAATTGCTGGGTCAATTCCGGATCTTCTAAGAACAGTCTCCATTATGTCTTGATAAACTCCACGATCATTTTCAGAAAGATCGTTAATTGTATATTTTCTTTTTGGTTTGCGTGGAGATTTGTTTTTCCCACGAGTACTTATTGGACTTTTCATACCATTATTATAATACTTTTTTTAAAATTAGTAGAAAAGAAATCAAACAACTAGTTTTTATACTAATTTATAATTTAGGTTTTCTACTTTTTGTAAGAGGCTAAATTTAAAATAATAAAAATTAAGATTTTAGGTAAAAAAGACGGATTTACGGCATTTTTGCGTATTTATACTCGCAAAAAGTGAATTTTATCCTCCAAACTCTCAAACTCAGGAGTTTAAAGAAAAAAACATCCTAAAAATGGATGTAAATTAGTATACTAGTTTCAGACCATTCGAAAAAAGGTGTGTCAAAATGAAACAATACAAATTCACAATTGAAGACAAATTTAGATACATAAAAATTGCCGAATCTAAAGGGTTAAAAAACGCAATTTTGCATTTTGCTGAAGAATTTAGAGAAATTTACAAAAGCAAATCGAAAAGCAAAAAAGCGGATAAAGAATGAATGCTGCATATATATGCTAATAATTTGATAAGAAATTGGCAAAAAAAGTTTTATAATAATGATATGAAAAGTTTGATAAGTGTTCGCGGGAAAATCAAATCACCGCGCAAACCAAAGAAGAAATATACAATTAACGATCTTTCTGAAAATGATCGTGAAGTTTATCAAGAAATAATGGAGAATGTTCTTAGAAGATACGGGATTGACCCCGCAATTGTTCTTGAGGAGCTTAAAAAGCGAAAACAAGAACAAGAAAAAGATAAAGGTAAAATCGAAAATTGCACTAGAATTTGTAGTGTTTTTAACATTAATCGCACTTCGATTTATGAAAAGATAAGGGTGAAAAAACCACCAAAGAAAATGATTTATGATGAAAAGTTACTTGAGTGAATTCGTGAAAATTTCAATTTAAATCGAAAAGTTAAAGGGCGCGACGTTCTATATAATATTTACATAAATCAGGGAAATTATGTAAGCACGTACGTGTTTCAAAAACATTACGAATTTTTAGGATTAAAATCTCTAGCTTATAAAAAGCAAGGAAAACCAGCACCAAAAGAGAAAAAGTTTACGCGAATTTGGACTGAAGATCATATAAAAGGTGACTTTTCCTCAGAAAATTTTGGCGAAAAATGGTTTGCTGATATTAAATTTATCAAAATTAACAACGAATGATTTTACCTACACTCAATTATTGAAACAAAATCCAATTACCTGCTAAATTTTTCAGTTTCTAAAACAAGATTTTCAGAAGAAACTATAAACTTAGTAAAAGAAACAATTAAAAAGTATAATATTAAACCAAAATTTTTCCATTCAGATCATGGTGTGGAATATGCAAACTACAAATTTGCTAATTTTTTAAAACAAAACAATATCCAACAATCAATGTCCCCAAAAGGTTATGCCCTTGCAAACCGGCCTATTGAATATTTTTATGCAGTTTTTCAGCGAGAATTGCTTAATATTGAGGGCGAAAATTTTGAAAATGTGCCTACCGCTTATCAAAAAATAAGTTCATTTATTGATTGGTATAACTATGAAAGGCCTCAAAGTTGCTTATCATATAAAACTCCAAGTTATTATATGAGGTAAATTATTTGTCCAAATTTTTAAAATGAACATGCTAGAAAAAATTAACAAAAGTGGAGCAATCAAAATCATAGAAAAAAAACTAATTGTCTGAGATTTTTCTACCAATTTATGTTTGGTTTAAAATAAAATTGTGTTATAATAAACATCACTTAAGAATGAATTAATAAATTTTAATATTGAATTAAGGGGGAATTAATTATGTTTTTGTCATAAAAAAATCAGAAAATGCGAATTATCCACTATATTTTTAAATATGATGGAATGCCTTAAATTTGACCGTTTAGAAATCTACAAATTTAGGGCTTTTAGTTATTGTTCTTTCAAAACTTCATATGTTTTTTTAGGCTCAATGTAAGTAAAAATGAGCTTTCTATTTACATTGAGTTTAAATAATAGTTGTATTTTTTTGTGATTTTTGCTGTTTTATGATAAATTGACTTTTGCCAGTGTTTTAAAATAGGTAATTAACTTTTGCCAAAAAGTTAAAAAAGTGCCCAAAAACCGGACACTTTTTGAATTGATTAAAGTAAAATAATTATCTATTTTTGAATAAAGTATCTGATAACTCTAACGAATTGTGCAACAAATGAAGATTCATTGTCGTATCAAGTGTATAGTTTGTATAATCTTTTACCATCAACTTCAACAAATTTTGTTAAGGTTGCATCAAAAATTGAACCATGTGTGTCCCCGATAATGTCGCTAGAAACAATAGGTTCGTCGCAATAATAAAAGGATTCGCTTTCATATTTTTTAATTGCTTTATTAAGTTCTTCAATAGAAGGTGATGATTTTAATTCAACACTTAAGTCAACAAAAGAACCCGTAATTACCGGCACTCTTATTGCAATTCCGTCTAATTTCCCAGTTAAGGATGGCACAACAAGACCAATTGCTTTTGCAGCACCAGTTGAAGAAGGTACTAAGTTAACAGCGGCAGCACGCGCTCTTCTTAGATCTTTATGTGGAGCATCTTGAATTCTTTGGTCGGCAGTATAAGCATGAACTGTTGTCATAAATCCATGGCTTATTCCAAATTCTTTTTCAAGCGCATTTACAAGTGGAGCAAGCGCATTTGTTGTACATGATGCAGAAGATAAAATTTTATCATTTTCATCAACAGTGTGGCAGTTTACATTGTGAACTATAGTTTTTACATCATTTCCAGCAGGAGCAGAAACTAGAACTTTTTTTGCACCAGCATTAAGGTGTAAAGTAGCCCCAGCTTTTGATGCATAACGCCCTGTACATTCAAGAACTAAATCAATTTCTAGTTGTCCTCAAGGTAACATTTCAGGGTCTTTTTCTGAAAAAACGTGAATTTTTTTGTCATTAATTACAAGATAATTCTTGTCTTCTTCTTTTAAAACGCTAACAGTTCCAGAAAATCTTCCTTGGGCAGAGTCGTATTTTAAAAGGTGAGCTAAAACAGATGCATCAGTCAGATCATTAATTGCAACAACCTCTAAATTTTCATCTTTAAGATCTAGAAGTTGGCGAAGTGCTAATCTACCGATTCTTCCAAAGCCGTTAATTGCAATTTTTTTCATTTTATTCCTCATTTCATTAGTCTAATTTTTTTAAAAAAATTGACTAAAATTTTTTTTATAGTAAATTTTACCACTTTCTTACTAGTTTACTTTAAAATTTCAATTATTATTTTATTTTTGTATAAAATTCTTAGTATAAAACCCAGAAAGGCTTATATGACTTATTCAGTTGAGAAACTTAAACTTTTAAAAGGGCTTGAAGCTGTAAAAAAACGACCTGGAATGTACATAGGTTCAACAGACATTAACGGACTTCATCAATTAATCTGAGAAATTTTTGACAATGCAGTTGATGAAGTAATTGCTGGTTTTGCAAATGAAATTAAAGTGGTAATAAATCTTGATAATTCAGTTGAAATTAGCGACAATGGTCGCGGAATTCCGACTGAAATTCACAAAAAGACCGGTAAAACTGGTGTTGAATTAGTTTTTACAGAACTTCATTCAGGAGCTAAATTTTCTGATGAAATTTATAAAACCGCCGGCGGACTTCACGGAGTTGGCTCATCAGTTGTGAATGCATTATCGAAAAAAATGGAAGTTTTTGTTTCTCGTAACCAAAAATTGTTTTATACATCTTTTATTAACGGTGGAAAAATTGAAAATAGAACCCAAGAATTAGGTCCTAGCAAAATTAGTGGCACAAAAATAGTATTTTTGCCCGATTTTTCATTTTTTTCTCACAAAGAATATGATCCTGACATGATAATTTCAAGGTTACAAGAAACTTGCTTTTTAGTTAAAAATTTAAAAATCGAGTTTGTTGATCTAAAAAACGGTATTGAAAAAACTTTTCAATTTAGTAAAGGAATTGAAAATTTTGTTGAATTTTTAAACAAAGATAGCCAAAAAATTCATGACAAAATTATCGCTTTTAAAGAAAAAAGTCAAGAAATCATAGTAGAATTTGCATTTCAGTATGTTGATTCTCAACAGGAAAATATAATCTCATTTGTTAATAATGTAAAAACAAATTTAGGTGGAAGTCACGAAAATGGCCTAAAAGCCGGAATTGTAAAGGCAATTAATACTTATGGTCAACAAAATAATTTACTGAAAAATAAACAAATTTTTGACTTTAATGATGTAAAAGTTGGGCTTTCCTTAATTCTATCGCTGCGAATTCCTGAGCCAATTTTGGAATTTGTCGGCCAAACTAAAAATAAATTAGCAACAGTCTTGGCAAAAACAGTCACTGAAGAGGTCGTTTTTAGAAATTTAATGTCCTTCTTTATTCAAAATAAAGAAACCGCTCAAAAAATTATTACTTTTTTACTAAATGTTTATCAGCAAAAAGAAAAGTTAAAATTAAGTCTAACAGAAACAAAAATTTCTAAGTCAGTTGCAAAAGAAAAACGAATATTATCAGGAAAATTAACCCCTGCAAATTCAAAAAAAGCTATGAATCGCGAGCTTTTTTTAGTTGAAGGTGAATCAGCTGGTGGTTCAGCAAAACTTGCCCGAAATCGTGAATTTCAAGCAATTTTACCGCTCAAAGGTAAAATTGTAAATTCACAAAAAACTCGACTAATTGAAGTTTTAAAAAATGAAGAAATTATTGCCATTATTAGCGCTTTAGGAACTGGAATTGGTCAGAATTTTAACCTTAAAAACTTAAATTATGGCAAAATCATTATTATGACCGATGCTGACAATGACGGTGCTCACATTCAAATTTTAATTTTGACCTTCTTGTTTTATCATATGCGTCCTTTGATTGAAAATGGTTTTGTTTATATTGCCCAACCGCCTTTGTACCGAATTAGTGAAAAAAATAAGAAAGACATTTATATTTGAGAAGAAAAAGAATTCCATGAATATGTAAAAAAACATCCAAATGCTCAAATTCAGCGTTATAAAGGTCTTGGTGAAATGAATGCATCCCAACTTTGACAGACAACAATGGATCCTGAAAAACGAATTTTAGAAAAGGTTTTAATCGAAGACCTTGAAAAAGTTGAGGAAAATTTCCGCATTTTAATGGGAGAAAGAGCTGATTTGCGTAAAAATTGAATTCAAGAAAATGTTGACTTTTCACTTGAAGATAGTTTTATTGACAATTTAAAGGAGCCAGTCTATGAGTAAAAATTTCGATATAATCATTAACTCCAAGTTAGATCAAATTTTGGCTGAAAAATTTACGCGCTACTCAAAATATATAATTCAAAACAGAGCAATTCCAGATGTTCGTGACGGACTAAAACCTGTTCAGAGACGAATTCTTTATTCAATGTGACAGCTTGGTCTAAAAAATACTAAAAATTACAAAAAATCAGCCAGAGTTGTCGGAGATGTAATTGGTAAATTTCACCCTCACGGAGATTCATCGATTTATGATGCGCTAGTTCGGCTGTCTCAAGAGTGAAAAATCAACATCCCACTTGTAGAAATGCACGGAAATAAAGGCTCAATTGACGATGACCCCCCTGCTGCAATGAGGTATACCGAAGTTAGACTAGCCCAAATTAGTGAACATTTACTTGAATTATTGTCAAAAAATGTCGTAAATTTCTATCCTAATTTTGATGATAGTGAAAAAGAACCCACAGTTTTACCAGCAATTTTTCCTAACTTGTTAATTAACGGGGCAATTGGAATTGCAAGTGGTTTTGCTACCGAAATACCTCCTCATAATTTAGTTGAAGTAATCCAAGCTGTAATTTTAATGATCAAAAATCCTTTAATTACAAACGCCCAGATTTCTAAAGTTATTTTAGGCCCTGATTTTCCCACAGGCGGAATAGTTTATGGAAAAGCCGGAATTCTAGATGCTTTTGAAACCGGAAAAGGAAAAATTCAAATTTCATCATCATACAAAATTTCTGAAAAAAACAAGCAAAAAGTGATCGAAATTTCCTCTATTCCTTTTGGAATTTCAAAGGCTAACTTGATTCAGCAAATCGACACAATTCGATTTGAAGAAAAAATTAGCGGAATTAAAGAGGTTATTGACCAATCTGATCAAAATGGTGTGCTTATTTTTGTCGAACTTGAAAAAGACGCAAACGCCGAATTAATTCTTAATTATTTGCTGCAAAAAACAGATATGCAAATTTATTATTCCTATAATTCGGTAGCAATTTGTAATAATTCGCCAAAATTACTGTCAATTAAAGAAATGATTGCTTATTTTCTCGAGCATTTAAGAAAAGTTAAACTTGGCGAATTTAATTATGAACTTTTTAAAAGCAAAAAAAGGCTTGAAATTATAGAAGGATTTTTAAAAGTTGCCGATATAACTAATGAAGTAATTGAAATTATCCGTAAATCTGATAATTCAAAAGCGGGTGTAATTGCTGATTTAGTTAAATATTTAAATTTTACCGAAGTTCAAGCTGAAGCAATTGCTTCGATGCGTTTGTATAGATTGTCTAAAATTGAACAACAATCATTTTTAAATGAATCTAAAATTTTAGCCCAAAACATTGAAGAATTTCAAAAACTTATTGAAAATAAAGAAGAATTTGACCTTCATTTAATTTCTATGCTAGAAAATTTTGCTAAGATTTATGGTTCTCCGCGAAAAACTAAAATAGTTGACAAAGAATTGCAAGTAAAAATTAACCATCAAGATCTAATTAAGGATGAACAGTTTTATTTTTGAGTTTCTAAGAGTGGTCTTTTTAAAAAAATGAACATAAAAAATCATGCAGTCGATGAAATTGAAAAAATTCAGTTACCTTCAGAGGATTTTTTTGTTTTTCAAGGTAAAATAAATCAACGTCAAAAAGGGCTTTTTTTAACAAATAAAGGTGATGTTGGTATGTTATTAGCTCATCAACTCGAAGAATTAACGCTAAAAAATAATCCAAATAACTTAAAAATTTCTCTTGGTCTTAAAAATGACCACGAATTAATTAATTCTTTTTTTCTCGATGACCTAGATTCTAATCATTTTTTACTTTTTATAACTAAATTTGGTTATGCAAAAAGAATGCAACTAAAAGAAATAGCAAAAATTAGACCAAATAATATGATAAATTGCTTTAAACCAAAAGAAGGTGATGAATTAATTAGCATTTTTTTAGAAAATAAATTAAAAAACATCGTCTTAATCACATCGCAAAATCGCGCACTAAAAATAAGTGTTTCAGATGTTCCAATTTATGGGCGTATTTCTTCAGGTGTAAAAATTTTAAAACTTCAAAAAAATGAAAAAATTGTTGCATCTGTTTTAATTAATTCCTCTGAGAAAATCGCGGTTATTGATAATTATTCGCGTTTTGAAAAAATTGCATCAGAAAAACTTCATTTTGGTAACAGAACAATTGCTCCCAAAAGCTTTGATTCAAAACTTGATTTTTCTATAATTCCAAAAAGTGTCGAAATTTATAGTGAAAATTTGCAAATTTTCGATTTTGACACCACTTTAAAAATTGTTCCAGTCCAAAAATTTATCAATTTTGACCCTAATCCTAAAAAAAATTATAAATTATTTTTAACAACTGATAAAAATAACGAAAATTTACCAAATTTTATTGAACAAAATCAAGCAAATTCTAGTAAGATTTTAAAGACTAAACTTCAAGAAATAAGTGAAATTGACATAAATTTAATTCTTGAAAAGATTGAAAAGGAATAAACAATGGATAAAAATTTCTATAAAAATTCGCTCAATATATTTTCCACAGATTTCTCAATGAAAGCTAATTTGCCTCAAAAGGACAAATTTTTTACTGAATTTTGAAAAAATGAAGACATTTATCAAAAACTTTTAAAAAAAAATATTAATAATCCAAGATTTATTCTTCATGACGGGCCTCCTTATGCAAACGGTGACATTCATATTGGCCATGCTCTTAATAAAGTTTTAAAAGATATAATAGTTCGATATAAATCAATGTCTGGTTTTTATTCACCTTTTGTCCCAGGTTGAGATACTCACGGTCTTCCAATTGAAAATAAAATTATTAACCAAATTGAGACAAAATCGACATTAGAAATTCGCCAAAAAGCCAATGATTTTGCTAATTCACAAATTTTAGTTCAAAAAAAACAGTTTGAAAAATTGAATTTATTAACAGATTTTAGCCAAATTTATCAAACAAATGACCCATCTTATGAAGCAAAGCAACTAAAATTATTTAAAAAAATCGCCGAAAAAGGTCTAATTTATCGTGCTTTAAAGCCAATTTATTGATCTCCTTCAAGTCAAAGTGCCCTAGCTGAAGCCGAAATTGAGTATCTAAATCACCGTTCTCCTTCGATTTTTGTTGCTTTTGAAGTTAAAAATGGCAACAATTTTGTAAAAAGTAGCGATAAAATCATCATTTGAACAACAACTCCTTGAACACTAATTGCAAATGCAGGGGTTGCTGTTGGTCTAAATTTTGACTATGTTAGAGTAAAAGTTGGATCAAATTTTTACATTTTAGCAGAAAAATTATTACAAATATTAGCCTCAAGTTTTGAGTGAAATTCTTATGAAATTATTGACACATTTTTAGGGAAAAACCTTGTAAATATCGAGTATTTTCATCCTATTTTTGACAAAGTTTGTCCTATAGTTTCAGGTCACCATGTTACTTTGGATGCTGGTTCGGGTCTTGTTCATCTTGCACCGCTTTTTGGTGAAGATGACTACTGGATTGGTCGAGAAAATAGCCTTGAAATGGTTATGCACGTTGAAGATGATGGAAAATTTAATGAAAAAGCAGGACAATTTTCTAGTCAATTTTATGATTCAGCAAATAAATCAATAACCGAATATCTCAAAGAAAAACAGTCACTTTTAAAATTAAGTTTTATCACCCACTCATTTCCTCATGATTGGCGAACATTAAAACCCGTAATTTATCGTGGTACACCTCAGTGATTTGTTTCTGTTGAAAAAATTAAAAAAGAGCTTGAAACAGCGATAAATGAAATTGAATTTCCTGAAAAATGACTCAAAAACCGCTTAACAAAAATGATAATTGACAGAAAAGACTGACTAATTTCACGCCAGAGAAGTTGAGGAATCCCGCTGATTATTTTTTATGACAAAAATAAAAATCCTGTTTTAGATAAGCCAGAAATTTTTGACCATATAATTTCACAAGTTCAAGAATTTGGTTCTTCAATATGATACCAAAAAACAGCTGACGAACTTTTGCCTCCTAAATATCAAAATTTAGGCTGAACAAAAGAAAACGATATTTTGGATGTCTGATTTGATTCAGGTGTTAGTTTTCTGGCCGCAAATATTAACAATGAAAAACCTCCTTTTGATATTTATTTAGAAGGATCTGACCAATATCGCGGCTGATTTAATTCATCTTTAATAAATTCGGTGATATATTTTGGCTTTTCACCTTATAAAAAATTATTGTCTCACGGTTTTGTTGTTGATTCAAAAGGGAACAAAATGTCAAAATCAAGAGGAAATGGAGTTGATCCGCTTGTAATTTTGAATAAGTACGGCTGTGATATTTTTCGACTTTGGGTTGCAAATAGTGAATATTATAATGACATTGTTTATTCAGAGTCAATTTTTGAGCAAAATGTTGAAATTTACCGTAAAATTCGCAACACAGTTCGATTTTTAATCACAAATTTAGCAGATTTTGAACCAAAACAATATGAATTACAAGAAGTTGACCTGTTTATATATAATAAAATTCAAAAGCTAAAAAACGAAATAATTCAGTATTATGATGAATATCGTTTTGTCCGTGTTGTAAAAATAATTAATAATTTTATAATTGAATTTTCTAATTTTTATCTGTCTATTGTCAAAGATATTTTGTATGCTGATTCAAAAAATTCAGCAAAAAGACGCTCAATTCAATACGTTTTTTATGAACTTTTATTAGTTTTAAATATCGCAATTGCTCCAATTATGCCAACAACAGCTGAAGAAATTTATCAATTTGTTCAAAAAAGTGAAAAGCAAACATCAATCCACCTGGAAAATTTCTTTAAAAAGTCTAATTTTGATCCAAAATTAGATGAAAAATGAGTTGAATTTTTTGATGTCAAAAATTCAGTTTATCAACTAATTGAGCAAAAAATTCAATCAAAAGAAATAAATCGTTCAAATGAAATTGCGGTTGTTTTAGACTCTAATGCCTCAAATTTTCTAAAATCACTTGATCTTGTGAAATTATTAATGGTTGCAAAAGTCGAATTTAAGGACAAAATAAGCATTTATAATCTTAATTGACCTAAATGTCTAAGATGTTGAAACCATTTTGAAACAATCCAGGATGTTTGTGACCGTTGTTTTGAGGTTTTGAATGAAAACAAAAATTAACCTCGTTATCAGATATATTAATTCAAAATATATTAAAATCGGCAAAAAACGCTTATTAATTAACATTTTGATTGCTTTTTTGGTTATTCTGGTTACTCTATTAATTGATCAACTAACAAAAAATTTAATTTTTACCTATGATGAGTATAGAGAATCAACCGATAAAGGGTTTGTCAAAATTATTTCATGAGGTTTTATTGGTTTTCGTCCGCTTTTGCATCAAGGTGTAACTTCGGGAATTAATAATATTATTGGTTTTACAGGTATTCATATTTTTGCCTTTTTATTAAGTTTGTTACTTTTGATTTTGATTCCCTTTTCAAAAAAATATTCCCTAACAATTTTTATGGCCATATTATTAGGTGGGAATTGAGGCAATGAAATTGACCGAATTTTGGATGATAATCATGTAAAAGACTTGCTTTTTCTGCCATTTGTAAGGTCAAGTGGGACATTTAATTTTGCAGATATTTTTATTTTTGTCGGCCCCATTGGAATTTTTATTGTCTCTCTTTATGATCATGCTCAGCCTTGAATTTCAAAAAAACTCAAAAATAAAATCTTTAGGAAAAAAAGTAAAAATTAAAAAAAACGCTGTAATTTACAGTATTTTTTACAAATAAGACTAATAATTTGTCAAAACAGTTGAGTTGCCCAGTTTGATGGTAAGAATTTACTGTTTAGTGAATATAAATATGAAAAATACCCGTAAATACGGGTTTTTTAACGCTAAAATCTTAATTTTTATTACTTTAAAATTAGCCTTTTGCAAAAAAAAAAAAAAAAATGCTCCCGAGTTTCCCAGTTTGATAAGGTAATTTTAAAAAAGCATCTGGTTTTAGGCACTTTTTTAAGTTTTTCGGTAAAAGTTAATAACAATTTTATTAGTGATTTATTAAGATATCAAAGTAAAAATCATACCTATTTCAAATATTCGGATCACTAGGAACACCATCTCGATTTTTAAATGTTATTTGCTGATCTAAAGTGTTAAATTCAACCCTTTGCCTTAATTTTTGCAACATCGTTACTAAACCAACCTCAGTTAATTGATTGTTTTCAAATAACTTGTTATCACTAATATGTTTGTTGATTTTAAATATTATAGTTTTTAAAATAACTAGTGAGATAAAACACAAAAGTGTATGAGCTAGAATGTGCTCGTCAATTCTTAAAAATACGGGCCGAATATTCAACAAACCTTTTAGACTTCTAAAATTAGCTTCAATATTCCACTGTTTTTGGTATTTTTCAACTATATCTAAGACATTTAAATTCAGTATA
The DNA window shown above is from Mesomycoplasma ovipneumoniae and carries:
- a CDS encoding signal peptidase II → MKTKINLVIRYINSKYIKIGKKRLLINILIAFLVILVTLLIDQLTKNLIFTYDEYRESTDKGFVKIISWGFIGFRPLLHQGVTSGINNIIGFTGIHIFAFLLSLLLLILIPFSKKYSLTIFMAILLGGNWGNEIDRILDDNHVKDLLFLPFVRSSGTFNFADIFIFVGPIGIFIVSLYDHAQPWISKKLKNKIFRKKSKN